AATTGGATTTTGAGGGTATAGTTGAAATTGCCAAATTAGAAAAGAAGTACAAACCATTGCCTAAGTATCCTGCTATTGTTAGAGATTTAGCTATTGTATTAGATGAAGATATTATGTTCAAAAATATTGAGGAAGTGATTTGGTCAAAAGGTGAGGGGCTTATAGAGAAAGTTGAATTGTTTGATGTGTATACTGGAGAACAAATACCAAAAGGCAAGAAGAGTGTAGCGTTTTCAATTACCTATAGATCTCACGAAAGAACTTTAAAAGATGAGGAAGTTTCTCAAATTCATCAAAATATAGTTCAAGAAATAGAGAAAACTTTTAAAGCTAATCTTAGAAGTTAAAGGGGTAGATAAAATCTACTCCTTTAATTTAGTGAAAAATAGAGGAAAAAGAAGATTTAGGTAGAATAATTATATATGATTAAATTAAGGGAGAGGGTAAGTTATGACAGAAAAGAAAAAAGTAAATGTAAATATAAATGGTCGTAACTTTACGGTTGTAGGTAGTGAGCCGGAGCAATATGTTAAAGGTATTGCTGCTTTTGTAGATGAAAAGATAAAAAATGTAGTTTCCAACAATGACAGATTGAACGATTCTATGGCGGCTATTCTTGCAGCGTTTAATATAGCAGATGAATATTATAGAACCTATGTTGAACTAGAAGAGCTAAAAAAAGAAGTAAAAGAACCCCTAGAGCAATATGAAAAATCTTCAGAGGGCTTAAATGTGGCAAATAAAAAAATTGAGGAACTAGAAAAAGAATGTAGCATATATAAAGATGAGTTGTTGGAATCAAAAAGAGCTCATGAAAGTACAGATAAATTGATAAAAAAATATGAGCAGGCATTAGATCTTAAGGAAGAAGAACTAAAAGAAAATCAGAGAACTATAAAAGAATTGCAAGATAAATTGTTTCAAAGTCAAATTGTATTGGTTGAAACCAAAAAAGAATTAGAAGAGCTTAAGAGGGAATTTGACAGTGATAAAAAAGTTTTCGATGGGGAGGAAGGTTAAATCTAGTGGTAAAAAATAATAGTTATGTGGAATTGTTATCTCCTGTAGGTAATATTGAAGCATTGTATGCCGCTGTTCAAAATGGCGCAGATGCAGTTTATTTAGGAGGAAAACTTTTTAATGCAAGACAGTATGCATCTAATTTTGGCATGGAAGATTTGAAAACAGCAGTTGAATATGCACATTTAAGGGGAGTAAGAGTTTATGTTACTGTAAATATTTTGTTTAGCGACAAAGAAATAGAAGAAGCAGTAGATTATATAAAATACCTATATGAAATAGATGTGGATGGGCTTATAGTCCAAGACCTTGGACTTAGTTATTTAATAAAAAATGTTTTTCCACAATTTGAGCTTCATGGTAGTACTCAAATGACTATTAACAATTTGCAGGGAGTACTGTTTTTAGAGCAAATGGGATTTAAGAGAGTTGTATTAGCTAGAGAATTGTCTATAAATGAAATTAAATATATAAAAGAAAGAAGCAATATAGAACTAGAAGGATTTATACATGGAGCTCTATGTGTTTGTTATTCTGGTCAATGCCTTATGAGCAGTATTATTGGGGGAAGAAGTGGAAATAGAGGTACTTGTGCTCAACCTTGTAGAATGCCATATACCCTTGTTGATATAGAAAATGAAAGGACTGTATTTGAGAAGTTAGAGGGAAAATATATTCTAAGTCCTAAGGATTTAAATACTATTGAAGATATAGACAAGATAGTAGATAGTGGTTTAAAATCCCTAAAAATTGAAGGAAGAATGAAAAAACCAGAATATGTTGCTCTAGTTGTTAGCAAATACAGAAAGGCATTAGATAGGGGAATAGATGAAATAACAAAAGAAGATAAAAAAGAATTATTGGAAATATTTAATAGAGGGTTTACTGGTGGATATATATTAGAAAATTTCGGAAGAGAATTTATTTCTTTAGACAGACCTAACAATAGAGGAGTTTATCTTGGAAAAGTTGTAAAAGTAGACCCCAAGTATATATATATAAATTTAGAAGACGATTTAAATATAGGAGATGGAATTGAATTTACAAAGGGTAAGAACGAATATGTAGGAATTATGTCAAATATATCAGGGGAAAAAGGCTCTACTATAAAAATTGACAATCTAAAAGGTATAAAAAATAACTCTTTAGTATATAAAACATCTAATAGAGAATTGTTAGAAAAAACAAGGGAGACTTTTGAGGAGAATCAAAATATAAAATACCCTATAAGTATGGATGTTTATATATATATAAATAAAAAGGCAGTTTTAATTATAAAAGATGAAAATTATACTATCAGTGTTGAAAGTGAAGAGCTAGTAGAAAAGGCGCAAAGGGTCTCTTTGATAGAAGAAAGAGTTCGAAATCAGTTAGAAAAACTGTCAGATGAACCTTATTATATTGATAATTTAAATATTTATCTTGAAGAAGGTTCTTTTTTACCTATAAGTAGCTTAAATAAATTGAGAAGACAGGGAATAGATTTATTAAATGAAAAAAGAAAAAATTTCAATCATAGAGCTAAAATAGATGAAAGCATACTGGAAGAAAGGGTGCAAGAATTTTTTAGATTTAAAAATGAAAGTAGAGATGATTTAAATAAAAAGTTGTCTGTTAAAGTGTCTAAAATAGAGCAGTTTGAAAAGCTTGATTTAAACAAATTGGATAGAATTTATTTGGGATTTGACGATGATTTGGAGAATTGTTTAAATGAAATAAAAAAGAGAGGAAAGGAAGCTTATATTTATACAGATAAAATCCTTAATGAAGACGAATTAAAAAAATTAAATGGCAAGTTAGAACAAATATATAAAGAAGTAGATGGCGTGTCTGTGTCTAATTTAGGGACTCTAAATCTTGTCAAAAATAATTTTGAATTAAATATTCATGGGGATATAGGATTAAATGTATACAATAGTATTACTGCTAGAGCATTAAACGAAAATAGAGTAAATAGTATCACGTTGTCTCCTGAACTTACTTTACAGCAAATAAAGGAAATTTGTAAAAAAGGTGAAAACATATATGAAACAATTGGTTATGGATATTTACCTCTAATGGTTACGAAACATTGTCCTATATCTTTAGCTAAAGGTTGCCAAAACAATAAAAACTGTAAATATTGTAAATATAGAACTGGATATGGACTAAAGGATAGATTAGGTAAAGTTTTTCCCATTGTTAGAAATGAAAGTATAACCACTATTTACAACAGTGTTCCTCTCATGGTTATAGAAGAATTAAATAACATATATGATAGTGGAGTAAATATGATAAGAATAGACTATACGTTTGAAGAAGATGATATTTATTCTATACAGGAAGCTTTTTATGAATATATACATGGAAATTTGAATGAAAGAGATTTAGAGATGTTTTTAGATTTTCATAGGAAAAATACAGGTTTGACTAGAGGACATTATTTTAGAGGAGTTTTATGATTCTTGTATTGAGGTGATAAAATGAACGACAAGACATTAAAAGTTTTAGAATATTATAAAATAATTGATAAATTAAAAGAAAAGACTGAATCTTCTTTAGGAAGGGAAATAGCAAAAGATCTTAAACCATCGACGGATATAGAAGAAATAGAACATATGCAAAGAGAAACTGACGAGGCATTGTCTCTTTTAATTAAAAGAGGTAGTCCTCCTCTATATGGCATAAAGGATATTAGAACAGAGGCTAAAAGAGCTGAAATAGGAGGGGTATTATCACCTGGTAGTTTACTTAAAATTTCTGACTCTTTACGAGTTTCACGAAGCCTTAAAAATCATATAAAAGAAACAAGTGAGGATAAAGATTCAAATTATCCTATAATAGAAGGACTTGTGAGTGAATTAAAACCTTTTAGAAATATTGAGGAAAATATAAATAATGCAATTATAAGTGAAGAGGAGATATCTGACAATGCTAGTCCTCAATTAAAAACTATAAGAAGACAAATAATAGCTAAGAATGATGCCATAAGAGATAAATTAAATTCAATAATAAATTCATCAAAGTATAAAAAGTATTTACAAGATGGTATTGTTACTATGAGGGAAGGAAGATATGTGGTGCCAGTAAAGCAGGAAAATAAATCAAATTTTCCTGGATTGGTACATGATCAATCTTCAAGTGGTGCTACATTGTTTATTGAGCCTATGGCTGTTGTAGAATTAAACAATGAATTGAAGGAACTAGAGATAAAAGAACAAAAAGAAATTGAAAGAATACTATCTGAATTGACAGCGCTAGTTGCTGAAGAATCTGAAAGTATAATTGAAAATCAAAAAATACTAGAGAAAATTGATTTTATATTTGCAAAGGGCAAGTTAGCTCTTGATATGGATGGAACTAAACCAATTCTTAATTCTGAAGGCTATATAGATATTAAAAAAGCTAGACATCCACTATTACAAGTAAAAAAGGTAGTACCAATTGATTTATATATAGGAAAGGATTTTAATACATTAGTCGTTACAGGGCCTAATACGGGAGGGAAGACTGTTACTTTAAAAACCGTAGGATTGTTGACCTTGATGTCTCAGGCAGGCCTTCATATACCAGCAGACTACAATTCAAGGGTAGCTGTTTTTGATCATGTATTTGCGGATATAGGTGATGAGCAGAGTATTGAGCAAAGTTTAAGTACTTTTTCTGCTCATATGACCAATATAGTTGAAATACTTGAAAATATAGATGAAAATAGTTTAGCACTATTTGATGAATTGGGAGCAGGAACGGATCCTACAGAAGGCGCAGCACTTGCCATGTCAATTCTAGACTATTTGCATGGGATAAATGCAAGAACTATAGCTACTACGCATTATAGTGAGTTAAAAGTATATGCATTGACTAAAGAGGGAATAGAAAATGCATCTGTAGAATTTGATGTAGAAACCTTGAGCCCTACCTATAGACTATTGATTGGTGTTCCAGGAAAATCTAATGCTTTTGAGATATCTAAACGCCTTGGACTCAACGATTATATAATTGATCATGCAAGAGAACTTATTTCAAAAGAAAATATACAATTTGAAGATGTACTTCAAGCTATAGAAAAAGATAGGCGAATAGTTGAGGAAAACAAAATTGAGACAGAAAAATTGCGAGAAGAAATTGAAAATCTAAAACAAGAATTGACTAGAGAAAAGGAGAAAACCTTCAATGCAAGAGAAG
This window of the Sporanaerobacter acetigenes DSM 13106 genome carries:
- the zapA gene encoding cell division protein ZapA — encoded protein: MTEKKKVNVNINGRNFTVVGSEPEQYVKGIAAFVDEKIKNVVSNNDRLNDSMAAILAAFNIADEYYRTYVELEELKKEVKEPLEQYEKSSEGLNVANKKIEELEKECSIYKDELLESKRAHESTDKLIKKYEQALDLKEEELKENQRTIKELQDKLFQSQIVLVETKKELEELKREFDSDKKVFDGEEG
- a CDS encoding DUF3656 domain-containing U32 family peptidase; protein product: MVKNNSYVELLSPVGNIEALYAAVQNGADAVYLGGKLFNARQYASNFGMEDLKTAVEYAHLRGVRVYVTVNILFSDKEIEEAVDYIKYLYEIDVDGLIVQDLGLSYLIKNVFPQFELHGSTQMTINNLQGVLFLEQMGFKRVVLARELSINEIKYIKERSNIELEGFIHGALCVCYSGQCLMSSIIGGRSGNRGTCAQPCRMPYTLVDIENERTVFEKLEGKYILSPKDLNTIEDIDKIVDSGLKSLKIEGRMKKPEYVALVVSKYRKALDRGIDEITKEDKKELLEIFNRGFTGGYILENFGREFISLDRPNNRGVYLGKVVKVDPKYIYINLEDDLNIGDGIEFTKGKNEYVGIMSNISGEKGSTIKIDNLKGIKNNSLVYKTSNRELLEKTRETFEENQNIKYPISMDVYIYINKKAVLIIKDENYTISVESEELVEKAQRVSLIEERVRNQLEKLSDEPYYIDNLNIYLEEGSFLPISSLNKLRRQGIDLLNEKRKNFNHRAKIDESILEERVQEFFRFKNESRDDLNKKLSVKVSKIEQFEKLDLNKLDRIYLGFDDDLENCLNEIKKRGKEAYIYTDKILNEDELKKLNGKLEQIYKEVDGVSVSNLGTLNLVKNNFELNIHGDIGLNVYNSITARALNENRVNSITLSPELTLQQIKEICKKGENIYETIGYGYLPLMVTKHCPISLAKGCQNNKNCKYCKYRTGYGLKDRLGKVFPIVRNESITTIYNSVPLMVIEELNNIYDSGVNMIRIDYTFEEDDIYSIQEAFYEYIHGNLNERDLEMFLDFHRKNTGLTRGHYFRGVL
- a CDS encoding endonuclease MutS2; this encodes MNDKTLKVLEYYKIIDKLKEKTESSLGREIAKDLKPSTDIEEIEHMQRETDEALSLLIKRGSPPLYGIKDIRTEAKRAEIGGVLSPGSLLKISDSLRVSRSLKNHIKETSEDKDSNYPIIEGLVSELKPFRNIEENINNAIISEEEISDNASPQLKTIRRQIIAKNDAIRDKLNSIINSSKYKKYLQDGIVTMREGRYVVPVKQENKSNFPGLVHDQSSSGATLFIEPMAVVELNNELKELEIKEQKEIERILSELTALVAEESESIIENQKILEKIDFIFAKGKLALDMDGTKPILNSEGYIDIKKARHPLLQVKKVVPIDLYIGKDFNTLVVTGPNTGGKTVTLKTVGLLTLMSQAGLHIPADYNSRVAVFDHVFADIGDEQSIEQSLSTFSAHMTNIVEILENIDENSLALFDELGAGTDPTEGAALAMSILDYLHGINARTIATTHYSELKVYALTKEGIENASVEFDVETLSPTYRLLIGVPGKSNAFEISKRLGLNDYIIDHARELISKENIQFEDVLQAIEKDRRIVEENKIETEKLREEIENLKQELTREKEKTFNAREDIIKKAKEEARSIIRKAKEESDSIVDELRDISIEIEKEKNKKIQEAQDKLKENLNEVERDLSDNLMKVKNNKPPKNLKEGETVEILSLGQCGTVLSQADDDGNVNVQVGIMKVNVHISTLKRAEEEKLIKSQVSTKNIIKNKSQNVKNELDLRGETLDEALLDLDKYLDDAYLARLKEVFIIHGKGTGVLREGITGLLKSHKHVKSYRLGKYGEGGSGVTVVELK